ccacctcttaaaggtgcagacctgggaatgaggcccagaggggcagtgactttctcaaggtcacacagctggaacccagtcctgttttgaggggtactccacactacatcccaccccttcttgtcattctttcatctctaagtgtgtgcatcagacacatgcaaaccagaccacaggtgttgtcgctattgtctcttctacacctgaggacgtcctgagggagctatttctggcctcacccccatcgtgcaggttgggtgattgaggaggccctgggaggcccatgggcatttccaggacacagagcttgtaggaaaaaagaggtcggaactcagctgcatgtcctcaagctggaaccttGGTTCgatctcaaggtcctgtgttgggatctgtgctggctatttgtgtacagttctggaggtgacatgggcaaggaggatgagcagccaagatcccagagaggtttttggtgggtgtgattgaaggaaggggcccaggtaagggaaacttgaggaagtgacctcacttccttggagacagaccccaacagaacttagcacactggtctccaggcgcccacattctagacatagcatcctattgagcccacttgagtggtgacactgaagacaagaggatgttctcctgctgtctcccgagttgtggaggctctggcttcaggaaggccaagaaaaagagccttttcagtcactatagacactgacttgcccctcacctgcaccacctctgtccaattggcaggaggaggactcaggtaacacagggaaagccaacagggttaggccacaactggatgccacccgcacaacaatttgagcctccttgtgtgtcggaggggagtgagagagggacggcggtgctgagcggggacccaccctgggcaggagccatttgctcggtgttggaagcctggcagtgtgtcgtgttcccagcctaggtggtggctagcaggatgggagagtgggtgctgggaaccaagctcctctacccataggttagtcccgagccctccaggtgtcatctcattccctccctggctagaggtctaggcagatgctgctcggtacctgatctgtgcgggggtttcctcctgtggccaagtcgaggcaggtgCCTGAGACAtcccggcccggctctcgggcactgtctttgcagagctgcacgcaggaggtggtggaagagctggcggatggcttcgggtactccatctccctggacagggaccagctgcaccgcgccatcatcaataaccagggctgctctgaggtgagagtgggcacggaggggtcttcccacccaggcccctgagatgaccagggcaggcccagaatccaacctcaaattgccgttctcctgggaccctaacagggctgtcccccatgaatgtcccacagtcccattcccaaaggaatctggacttccgctcctccccaccagctgcataggagggtaggagggaactctttgcattttcctaggaagattagagaaaacgttgctgtcgttgtcgcttcccaataggccctgagtatctttgaattttgcctttttttgaaaatgaaaccttGATAacgagggtctccaaactccctttaatgtaaaagaaataaccatcagcgtgtttggaagtcaaagggattctcagaacgtgtcactgccctgtacactgtttccagacctgggaggggtgaggtggccacataacatttccctccgggtcagggtctgatgaagcctcaggcagttagaggggatgtccctcagccctcactttgggcggttctcagttctgagccacaggacctagagaagccacttggcatgccaaagcctctgttctcctctctagagaggggtgtctgttgaggattcactgggctggtgctcttcacagagggagctctgttgtccctcagcgagcaaatggccttgagggagatcaatgtggaatccttcgcaggaccaaagtcagattgtactttgagagcgcagaactttgctgagttgggacccctggCTCTCCTGTCGCAgatgtctgggaggggctaggatttcctgggtcagctgcagaccccgATAACACTGGTGGttcgcagtggtgaccctgactctgtgtccctcctcatcccacccagagtgaagatgagtccactctgtctgtcactgaggcctgcaggatgcgtggcctccaggcaggcatgatgcagaggctctcagagactgtgctgccagccttccccagcagagtcctctgcactgtcatcacctccctctgcagctactcaggctccagcacagcccaccaggtgctggaccagctgtttcccaggtgactgcccacctcctcctcagcacagtggtgactctgcccactgccagctgtgtgtcttgccttgggaatgtcaccgcatctctctgagcctgggttggctcctctgaaaggtggggtggcagaggatgaacttgctaggcttctcccagggatgaatgggatcagccctccaggtgctgccctggtgcccggctctgcagagagggtggtgggccatgctgtggttgctggtggtgattatttctctgtcccccatggaaagtagtcttcctctcccttcactggcttgtggctttttgagtttggaaaagcacctggagagcaccctgtcaaggagtttgagatgccatccagctggtcctggtgcttgtccttggtgtagccacttagggatctctagggccacagaggggacccggcccactcagacacccggggtggttctggttggagatcattcaacaatgtctatgaaggacctactctgagcaggacttctggacacactaagtgtcactcagtgactgaagcagacagcctccctggccctcccctctaatctgagagtcagacagtcacacttgacatcattcacaggtcccatctaccctccatcccgggcgatgccctcatcccctttgggacacatggaggcagcttggcccattgcgtgcgggatgctggaggacaggaccacctcccaaagtgagtggtctttgggtcgagaaggacggcctcctgtctctagcaaacagggtgcagggagaggatggaggctgtggccgggtcaggcctgggagaaccctgcatctcacccatcttgtgattcccatgggagggctgagttctggtggcttccactccggcaggactggactcaaagagagctgtgcatgggtcccaggccccttgagaattggaagggaggctgggctgcgttgttcactagagacccactcccagcagagtcccagcccctcctgcctccctttctccacatccaccccttgtgagcaccaccgccaggtccatagtaggaggtgtgtgagcaagctgctcccaagtctgctggagtcttcattccagtggcccacattcatgcagggcttgggtgggctgtgtccagacccttggggaggagagtatcggtgggaacaagagactctcacagactctgtgttcagcctgctggatgagcaggcctgccacagccaggacagccagccagggctcagggctgggatggggccctcctctggagggggagggtctggcacaggGGCACAGATGCTAACATGAGTGCCTTGGgagggcagtgtttaaggaaaggccaggccactgactctctggcccatctgcctccacgcagtgctatctatttcctgctgggaacctggctgggccaagggcaggattgcagggagcccctgcggtttccctcttggaccctgcagctggccactctgcacgtcagctttggtggctcccacgtggagggccatgcctaccttctgccaggccacctggagcatctcaaggccattgaggccgaacggaatggtgaggggactggagtctgggaagactgtctgtgttgaggttcatgggctagcgttcccttagaggcagtggagcccttcctatctttggaaaggcatagaaactgtcaggtgtgtgggtgaaactttctctttatcctcctccagagcaagctccaaagctcctgccacttccagagccagagccagtgccatcccccgggctggagccagctgcacctccagtctcaccacgtgtggtagagctggagccagcagcccctgagtcagccactccaggaccagagcaagggccatcATTAAAGGCAgcttcagagcccagctgcccctgggccgtgaccaccgaggaccagctgcgggaggagaagccgaacatcttggacttccctccccagctggtggcagagcagctgacgaggatggctgcggtgagcagaggagctcgcggggtgggtggcccctgccttcccggtgccatgagccgccccacacctgccattccctgctcgggattccgatgatctgggtccaaatccctgctccctcccttatcaacactgtgacctgggcagctttctttctccccaagccttcgctgTCCCCTAGCGAACAGGGGACGGTAGAGACGGACActcagcacctgctgtacagggtggctgtgccgatgaatgaggtgggagagagtggaaggtgggcagagtctggccctttggtgggggatgggcactcactgaagtgctgccaggtccttgggtggatcccccatctgcgcaggtggcccggacagcctcagcacttaccaggaaggtgatgtgtattgactccagtggagacagtcaaacaaagctgggggttgtccctgcctcggggggaatgtgcatgggaatggggagtgggacccgaggggcactgggatgggtggatgatggcccttctggtgggcatgtgtgggctgccttctggagcttggaggaagtgagacagggctgggagcaaatgtcccctcccttccccacagtcctgagtccggggtcatcctggactgggtgcattcagtggacacagacaaaacccagggactcccacaagcctcaggccacatgctctgcttcctgagctccagttctgatctcaccctgctggtcctatgggggactgtggacgccgagctggggtgcggcaggaccgggtgacactccgaatcttctgcaggagctgttcaagacgttggtgcccgcccactgcctcggctccatctggtccgagcgcgacaacagggaacgagactacctggcacccaccgtccgtgacactgtgatgcacgacaacaccgtggccaattgcatcctcgtcacctgccttggggacgcgagcatgacagcacaggacagggccagggtggttgagctgtggatcagggtggctgaggtaagccttggcacgccctgtctggatgcgtgagaattgcctcttgtttctctgctctcaggattgaagtctggggtcttagtccctggactgtcccttgaccctcatgccagggccacgttgaccttgacttgaggtcccagtggggacaagctcacttcctcccttgtgctgagctacaaatccttgcgcctggcagtgttactcgtcgggtggcaggtgtgccctccctggcttccctggacatgtgtctcctccaggacaggggaagtccatgaggggacagaaaccagaggcagcagagcttcagctccccctcacagctccatctcttcgcttccccaggagtgccgATGCCTCGGGAACTTCtattccctccacacaatcctttctgccctgcagagccctgccattgcccgtctccaagacacctggggacaagtttccaggtgggtagtgggtggtctgctctccagccaagcaccatgagggtgaggtggcccaggcagcctgatttgggccggcatgtcccccaaagtcagctgagaccacctgggagacagcgaatgccgggcacagggactgacctgggtgctgggtctctgagtctctcagcgcccttcggccagcagttccgtcccagggattcatttccttccagaccagatcctggcttgagcccaggtggagattctcaggtgtttcctttgcagcaacagaagcctctatgcagctgaaaccaacactgttccaaagagatctgtttgggacatctgggaatggaggccccaagggacaagaggagaggcccctccgcagtcccatggggaccttagagctcagagcaccccagcgaaatccctcatccaggtcccaggcagtttggatctgctgggttctcaaataaatgggacttgccttcaagcatcccacagtttttcttgcttgctttctttctttctttctttccccaccccgcagggagagttctcgaacctggaagaagtgggtcaggagagagaaacgcgtgagcagggagctgctggtgcaggtaacctggaggctggagatctggaaggaggccagaaggagaggggaggggggcatcccgaggggatcctaggaggtgaggctatggcaaggctcggcccaggctgggggtcagagagccccgTGAGGGTGaggcaggccggggccactcggccaggtcccccaagacaccctgccctccccctccctgtctgttcagctggggtctggacacacccctggagtccagaggtcggggccttggtcagatttggagccagggctggggtgaaggcagcggggacagggcctgtagctggcacggggagcggcctctcccagtgggtccttgagccagtcactgcccctctgggggcctccgtctcctcctctgggaagtggagggaaatgatcagcggtgcaggcctcccagcggggtgctaccatccaagggaggacaggaacgggaggagatttgtgccggctcctcctcgagaggtgagaggagagcagtgatgacacgcagatgactctgagtcctcaggagactcctggaagcaggtgacgttctcctcacacttttcagctgaggaaagagggccagggaggcctgggcaggcccaaggtcacacaggactgagtcctggagccaggactggtctagaatcagagcaccctggaggtgggagcagcagaggcagcaggggactggagccgatggccagggtctgagatcaggggccttgggggacatgcggaggggagtatgggcgcactgaccctgtcctcggccccgacaggaggcgacctccgtgttaaagactgcagagagggcccgccagggagcccaggagaggcagcggcagcaggtgagggtgactgtgggggaggggcccaggagtcagaggagagggggctccccctcccagctggagacctccctcaggagaggggccttcctcctcaggcgaatctgctgtggctgccaagcatgacgggcctgcagtggcagtgagcaggaggaggcctggaagggctggcagcagggcagatttggggtggggaagggcaggggccactgcccctgggaggggccaacagccagccctgggacttgactgatggagtttggtgttcctggacggaagcgggggagggaattgtgtgtgttggggtgtcccgacgatcctaggctgctctgtgtgggagcgtggggtgggcagcaggctgggctgaggggtttcaggggaaggttcatgggggcacctgagagcgggagctcatcaacatgcccatcccgatggcggcacagggtgtcgtcccctccctggtgacgttcttccgttccctggagctgctggacgctacgatggaggattatgtggaggtgagtgagcctggaggtgggtccgggggctcaggctcctgagggtggggaggagagagtcctgtcctgagccctgagctctctgcatttggcaaaggtcctctcagcagggcctccagcctcgtgtgggagttagggtgtcaggcccatctccccagtgggtgatgcaggctctgcataagccaccgtccaggttccctgggctgctgaggctcagagctgcctgactgtgtggccgcaggaggtggtgtctgagctggactcagcctctccctctggccctgccagtgagggaagagaagtcgggcccctcccagtcaggaagcacatcagaggctgagctgtcccttcctgcctgaggcctcagtctccccacgtgtcatcagagagggttgggtcacaaggtctgttgcctcagttgctctgcgccccctgctctggagcccagagactggcccaggtccaagtccgggctctggatgggcctgcccactggcagtagtgcaacattgcaagaggtgtggacgggggctagtgctggcccaagggggctgtttctgatggactgcggctgtctgctttccagggcaatgtgctcaactgtcggaaatggaatgaggtaagcggctgcggcctcccggtggggagggtgggggttggaaatcagagacccccccgcagtgggcaggaccccctctggcccaatccccattTGGATTGggacatttatttgcacagttcgatatacagagctagggatcctatggcattggcgggtgggggaagggctggcatcaaagactccttcctggaggaggagctattttgggccaagtgtgagagcaggcaagccctgactggaatcgcagggagggagggttcccaagtgggcaaaggccccagactggccccttgcccccttcctcaccccctccacgagccctgcagggtcccccactcaggccctgtgggcatcctgtgcttgctctgtcctagcaattcaaactgatggacgagatcgagctgctccaggaggctgcaaatctgtacaccgtgcagcccgacgagcactttggggcctggttccaggccgtggagcccctgagcaaggaggagaggtgagtcgggtcaggagttgggggagggcagggcagcctctctctgctgaccagctccagagcccatggccgttgctccatggtcagcccctgatctgattgcatggcgacccctggggcccttcgaccccagctgctggcaggctccaggatgcacatgtgatgtgtggctcctgagagctcccagctccgctctgtcctgtagctacagcctgtcctgccagctggagccccgataccactgggtcagaaagattcgactcttcttcaaaggcaagaagaaccgctcaggccagagtgagtgtccagaccggcagtggctgaaaccatgggctcaggaaacattcaggctgagcgtgggcctggggaggcagacagctggccctgggttccagctccactgctgagcagtcccgtcctgggcaattgcactcacgtttctgggactggtttcctcctctgtgaagtgggtgatgctaaatatcagcccctgtgtcagggacagatggggtgctcttggctgactgagcactgagcacagggctggagcacagagcgcagtgggggccgggatggggtgtgcactgtggttccagggcaggtcgctcaggaaatgcctctctttctccagacaccagacccccaaccaagggcccagtggtggtggtcgatgaccctcctgagaccagctgagctacagcggggacacagcattgacactcagggtgcacagggccacctcccctgattctgatgaggagaactttgtgatccgtttcttggggtcccctgttggccacgagagaaggcaccaacccctcttccccctccccccttttgcccagcacctatttccctatttggcggggccatattttgttgtcaatggtaaatgctccgtttgagtattatattaaattgttgcttctttctaatcctgggagtggaggtgtgagtttTTCGCTCGCAGcactcatggaaaccagatccagaaactcacattcctcctcgaatttagaaatctcccagagtgagcggctcagtttatgtggagaagggagaagtgccagtcccctccctggctactgaaggacttgcccaagtgcccctcccgccgaggacaggatcattgcagtgtggttcaccctgtccaggagcagagatggcccctccgacctcttgggactaagcggttggaggcgttttctcagccagagccacaaccactaagctgggtgtgtctgtcaaagtagcacgtgcctgtccctagcacacgtcctgcccaggacagtggctgccttttgacactctgccggaagagggaacattttcccggtttctcttgcacacagattaggaccttgttttctgattcagtctccgcaatggcttcagctctaagtggggaaaataccgtcaaaagctcaaaacgtgcacatagagaggatgaggccagaggaaggtcctgcggacatggaccatgggcaggcaggactcttccttctcgggcccactaggggctccctgttcacctctgacctagactggatccccctgggcttctggtccctgactccgaataccatttcctgcttgttgcctatccaaggggaaagctgtgggatgcagcttttagggcctcagccaggtctccctccataaACCTAGTGCTGCCTGTGAGCTAGGATTTTCAGCATCTCTGCACTTTTGCATACAATTTTATCTTggggcagaaattccctagatgccccCAGCCTTTCTAATcatcatcctgaccaggaatgacccTACAGTCTCCCTGCTGCCGAGGGTGACTTCTGCGCCTGTGTGCTTCCCAGGCCCGTGGTGTCAGACAGTCCCAAATTTACACAATCTGGAgtatttttagtgattttcctAAAGTCGTTGCTGTGCCTGAGCCCAGCAAGTGTGCAGCCCCTCGGCTGGCTGTGttcttttccacagtcttgtgctGTGGTTCTGTCATGGGGATGTGTGCCTTTCCTGTTGGGAGCTTTGAAAGAGGAGGCCTAAGAAGGGTGTGAGTTGGGGGTCCTGCGGGGAATGTCAGTAACCTGATGATCTGTGGATGTGCGTGGACACAGCCTTACCAAGGGAAATGCTGAAATGCTTCCCATCTGGGTGCTAAACAGACACTGCTCTGAGCTCAACAGGAGCACCGGGTCCAGAAGCAGGAGCGAAAG
This is a stretch of genomic DNA from Equus asinus isolate D_3611 breed Donkey unplaced genomic scaffold, EquAss-T2T_v2 contig_803, whole genome shotgun sequence. It encodes these proteins:
- the LOC139039729 gene encoding ral guanine nucleotide dissociation stimulator-like, translating into MGLAFKHPTVFLACFLSFFLSPPRRESSRTWKKWVRREKRVSRELLVQEATSVLKTAERARQGAQERQRQQGVVPSLVTFFRSLELLDATMEDYVEGNVLNCRKWNEQFKLMDEIELLQEAANLYTVQPDEHFGAWFQAVEPLSKEESYSLSCQLEPRYHWVRKIRLFFKGKKNRSGQNTRPPTKGPVVVVDDPPETS